The following are from one region of the Pogoniulus pusillus isolate bPogPus1 chromosome 33, bPogPus1.pri, whole genome shotgun sequence genome:
- the AMD1 gene encoding S-adenosylmethionine decarboxylase proenzyme, with the protein MKENGAHFFEGTEKLLEVWFARQQPSQQEPHQSKGSGDLRTIPRIEWDKLLENVHCLIISVTKTDKQEAYVLSESSMFVSKRRFILKTCGTTLLLQALVPLLELAREYSGFDSIQSFFYSRKNFMKPSHQEYPHRNFQEEVEFLNEIFPNGAAYCMGRMNSDCWYLYTLDFPESRISNQPDQTLEILMSELDPVVMDQFYMKDGVTANDVTRMSGIRDLIPGSVIDATMFNPCGYSMNGMKSDGTYWTIHITPEPEFSYVSFETNISQTSYDDLIRKVVEVFKPGKFVTTLFVNQSSKCRTVFSSAQKIEGFQRLDHQIAQFSDYNFVFTSFTKNRQQQHS; encoded by the exons ATGAAGGAGAACGGTGCACACTTCTTCGAAGGGACCGAGAAGCTGTTGGAGGTGTGGTTCGCCCGGCAGCAGCCCTCACAGCAGGAGCCGCACCAGAGCAAGGGGTCCGGCGATCTTCGCACCATACCCAG GATTGAGTGGGACAAACTTCTGGAGAATGTGCATTGTTTGATCATAAGTGTGACAAAAACTGACAAGCAGGAAGCTTATGTACTCAG TGAGAGTAGCATGTTTGTCTCCAAGAGACGTTTCATTTTGAAGACATGTGGTACCACCCTCTTACTGCAAGCACTGGTTCCCCTGTTGGAGCTTGCTAGGGAGTACAGTGGGTTTGACTCAATTCAG AGCTTCTTTTATTCACGTAAGAATTTCATGAAGCCTTCCCACCAGGAGTACCCACATAGGAATTTCCAGGAAGAAGTTGAGTTTCTGAATGAAATTTTCCCAA ATGGAGCAGCTTATTGCATGGGGCGTATGAACTCTGATTGCTG GTACCTGTACACTCTGGATTTCCCAGAGAGTCGGATATCCAATCAGCCTGATCAGACACTGGAAATTCTGATGAGTGAGCTTGACCCAGTAGTGATGGACCAGTTCTACATGAAAGATGGTGTTACTGCAAATGATGTCACTCGT ATGAGTGGAATTCGTGACCTGATACCAGGTTCTGTTATTGATGCTACAATGTTCAATCCTTGTGGGTATTCAATGAATGGGATGAAATCGGAT gGAACTTACTGGACTATTCACATCACTCCAGAACCAGAGTTTTCTTATGTTAGTTTTGAAACCAACATAAGTCAGACCTCTTATGATGACCTGATTAGAAAAGTTGTGGAGGTTTTCAAGCCAGGAAAATTTGTGACAACCCTCTTTGTTAATCAG aGCTCTAAATGTCGTACAGTGTTTTCTTCTGCCCAGAAGATTGAAGGGTTTCAACGCCTCGATCACCAGATTGCCCAGTTCAGTGATTATAATTTTGTTTTCACCAGTTTCACAAAGAAtcgccagcagcagcacagttgA